CTTTTGTAGGTAAGGACTATTTATGACCTTACTTTTAAGACTTGGTTAAACTCTCCTCCTGGGATAGGACTGAGTCATAGCAGTGATAACCTCATCCAGCTTCTCCCCCAAGAAATGCACATCTAGCTCGTCTATGGAATCTGCTTGCTTCTCAGGAATTACTATGGTTTCAGCAAATTCCCTAAACCCCTGCCGTCTTACTTGGTCAAATGCCACTGCAAACGTAAACAGATACAGGGTGATGAGCTAAGGCTTTTAataatgatgaattatattttacaCAGCCTAGGCTTTTGCAAGCATGTTCATCAATGTGTTCTCTCATTTagattggggggggggttacttTTCTAAGTTTTAGAGAACTAATTGAAGTTCAGGGAGTTACATGACTTGCCTAAGGTGACACAGTCAGTTGATCAGAAAGCAACCTGGGTTTCCCAAAGACTGCATGCCATGGCAGGTCACCTCCCCTAAAGAGGCTTATAAATCTTCAAtccatttcactttttaaaaaatgcccttATCCATCATTATCTGGTTTAACTTTTGAATGAACACGCCCTGCCCAAAGTCCTAGGTAGAATGGTTTGGATACATTTTGAACACACTGGGTCCTTCCTACCCTCCTACCCTTAGGTGGGACCATGGGTGGACAAGACGAAGGGTTGTGCTGATGGCAGGGGACAAGTAGAGACAGGAGAGGGGGAGAAAGACAGTATGAGATTCAGGCTTTCCCAGGCATTGGATAAACCGCAGAAGAAAGCTGCCATCCTCCGAGGAGGCGGAGATCCAAGGCCATCGACAGAAAGGAATTTGAGTGGCCATTTGTAGGTTCTGTCAAGGCAGAGGGGGCCGGTTGGGCAGGTCGGTGGAGGAAACATCAGAAAACAGGAGGgaatgaggcagagagagactcaAAGGAGGTTACCCAGTCCTAGTTTTTATTGAGCGTGGCTGCTGCCTCATTTCTGGGCTTGAATTCTCTCACTATGGATGATGGCCTCAATATAAAACCCCCCATTTGCTTGGGCAAGCTTAAGTGGGTCTTGTGTCTTGAGACTCAAAGCCTTAACCCAAATAGCCCTAATATGTGATATATTAATAGATCTAGCTTTAAAAGTTGTCATTTGGATGTAATCCAGGTGTGCCCAGCTGTATTAGCAAGGTCATTGCCTTCTCTCGGCTCCTGTGCCCTCTTCTATGCTTTGGAGCTGATTATGCCAGCACGCTGACTGCATCCAAACCCGAGTCTTTGGAAGTCGTACTTTCCCTGCTGCGGGGGAGACCCTGTCACCTCCCAGGTGTTTTTGTCGGACTTGAACTGACCTGATGGTGCTCCAGCTGCATCTTGTTCTGCTTGATGATATTCTCTTTCTCCAGCAGCTCCTTCTGTTGCCGCTCAAACTCCTCCTTACCCTGTTATTGTCCAACACAAAGAGCACATTACCTCATCGCCGTGATTCACTTATGCTAATGACTTCGTTGACAAGTGCATACATACTCTTTCATTTTCCACTGCTCTGGCCACTTCCTGCACGCCCAATTAGGCCCTGTGAACCCCAGATGGGGGTGGCAGGCTCCTTGGCCAGAGACCTAGAAGCGCTGTGGAGGGCGAAGTGGAAAACCAAAGCTGCTTCCAAGTGGGGTGCATTGCTCTCTGCTATCTTATCCTCCTCAGGAAGCTTCCCACAATCCACTTCAAGCCTCCTTAAGAAGCACTATTTCTCTAACATGAATAAACATCACATACTCGCTACTATTTAATCCCTTTGTCTATCTTGAAGAGTGAATGGATATTGTGCTTAGGTCTATTTTGTAATATTACATattgattatttgaaaaatatttttcattgattaTGCTGATCTGACAGATGTTAACAAATTGGTTGTTAAAATAGCCAAAGAATTACATATATTGCTATCATTACCCATCTTCTAAAGAGAAACCTGTATAGCTTTTGTATAAAAAAGCTACAAAATTTAGGTGGCAGATACAagctttcaaaatttctttctcttactcAAACATTAGCATTAACTACACATATTGTCACTGCTTTCCTTTGAAGGGACAggtttgttttatatgtttttgagaaattatcaACCTCCTTCCCAACTCTAGATACCCCTAGATTGTGTTGGTCATGATTTCATGTAAAAAAGCATTCCATAAAGAAAATCACTCTTCCACTCATGACTCAGTCACACAAATCTTGTTCCCAAGGTTACTAGGTACTTCTTTTTTGTCACAGAATCACCTTCTGTGAGCTTCCTATTACTTCCACAGAATAATGAATAAAAGGGTATGTACTTGAAGGtgcaaatttaataaaataaataatttaattggttaaaataataataattaataataataaaagaagcaCTATTTCTCTTGGTTCTTCTTTGACAGATTTTATGTGAACCCCCAGATCTCCAAACACAGGTCTCAATGGGGTCCATGTTTCACTTCTAGTTTTTGTGAATCACTTATGTCTCCCTACTCCAGATTACCAAGGTGCAGAGCTGGATGACCAGGGAGATGCATGTTaaatttctccctctcccctctccttatGCCCTCCCCGAGCACCAGGTGGCTCTGTTGAACTTCCCCCACTCTCTCGGGTAGTTCAATAATTTTCAGTATAATTCATGCCTCTCAGTcatattaaaaattcagataataaGCCAAATTCTAAATGGTGGGGTGTTTTAATCACTTTGGTAGAGTGTTTTAATCCCTCAAAATGGAAGGTCAAGCTGTTAGGGTCCCAGGGCAATTTGGAACTTGGTAGAATTTCCTCCTGTGGGAGCCATGCTGTGACGGCACAGTTTTCCATACGCCAGGTAAGGGGTCTGGGCCAATTTCAAATGCCCAGTTGCAGCCAGGTGCTATTTGggctgtaattccagtgactcaagaggctcaggcaggaggatggcaagttcaaggccagcctcagcaacttagtgaggccctgtctcaaaaaaaaaaaaaaaaaaaggactgggggtgtaggtaactcagtggtaagatccctctgggttcaatccttagtaccaacaaaacaaaacgaaacaaccTTGAATACCCATTCATCTTCTAGGTAAGTCTGAGGTGGGGTTGAGCATCTCTGTAATTAAACCCACTGTCCAaccgctctctctctctctctctctctctctcttacacacacacacacaccatagatTCTAGAGGGGACTGTAGAAATTCTCTATTTATAGaggtttcatttgtttttttaacagtgaatacttttttcccccaaataaatatttatggcactgtaccaaaaaatacaaatagaaatggAGTTGGTCTGATTTTCAGAAGACCTGTGGTACTATTTGGAGAGGCATATCAATGGATCTAATCCAGCCCTATGGGCCATTCATTTTACGAACTGCATAAAGGCCCGGGGAGGTTTAATAAATTGGGCACACAATTAGTGTCAGAGAAGGATCTAGAGCCAGGAGGTCTGAGGACTCCCATCCAGCATTCTTTCTGCTGTACAGCATCACTCCAACTTTCAAACCACTTGGATGAACATGGAATCACGTCTGCACCTCAGGCAGCCCAGCCTAACAGCCTTGCCGGCCTTCGGCCCAGGCTCCCTGAACATGGAGGCAGGTGGTTAATGAGTTTGGTTTCCTTACCTGCAGGTGGACATAGTCATAATCATCCATCCAGCTCCGTTCCGAGCTGTCACTGCTACTACAGTCAGGAGGCTGGTCCTTTCCCAGGGTGGGGGGCAAGGGCTTGCTGAGGGCCTGAGCCTTGCAGTCACCAGAACGCAGCAGCTGCATCTGGGAGCCAGTGTGGGGATACTCTACTGAGTTCATGAAGTTGTCAGGTCCATTCTTCAGATGGGAACTGCCGGGGCCTGGTCTGAAGAGCACCTCTGCATTGGTGTTGATGGTGGTGGTCAGCTGCTTGGCATCGTCGGGCACCGACTTGGCCACCATCACAAACCTGTCCAGATCATCGCATTTGTTTTGGGGCTTATTGAGGGCCAGGATGTTCAGGGACCAGCTGCACTCGTTCAAGTCATGGCTGGTTTGACTTAGAATCTGGTGGGAGTCTTCCACTCTCTGGAGCTCCCGCTTCATCTTGTTGTGGAGGACCAGTTCCGGGAGGTAGGAGGCATTGGCTACCGCCCCCTTGGCAAAGTGGAGGTACTCCCTCAAAAACAGCTCCACCTTGTCCACCGCGGTGCGTATCTCGTTGATGTGTCTTTCCATGTATCCGTAGCACCGCCAGTCGGTGGTGACCAGCGCCATCAGGCCGCAGACCCCCGTCTCCAGGGCCTGCTGGAGCCGGTGGAGTCTCTCGATGGCTGTGTCTGGATCCAGGAAGAGCCTTTTGTCCTGAGACGGGGAGGCGGACAAGGAGGACTCcttggaggaggtggaggaggtggacatGTTGCTCCGGGTGCTGCCTGTGCTGGAGAAGGACAACCGGTTGATGCCGTCGACCACATCCCGGGAGCCTTTGGCATCTGGCACGCTGTGCAGAGGGACATCATAAACACCGTCTCTTTCTTCGGGGTTTGCTTTCTCGCCGTTTTCTGCTGGTGGCTCCAGGAACTGGACTCCCCGGGGGATGTCGTATGCATCGTTCTGAATGCCCACTGCCTGTCCCAGCTGCGGGGGCGATCGGTGCAGGGACAGGCTTTGGTGCCTTCGAGCCACCACTTCTGTGGCTCCGGGAGCATCGCAGGCGTACTTCATGTGAAGGTCCTTCCCCACTGGCTTGGTGCTGTTTGGGGGGATGTCATAAACCCCCTCGGGTCTGATGTCTGGCCTTCCGGTTTGCTTCATTGGAGGGGGGAAATCATATTCTTTTTCCCTGTGCCCAGCTTCATCTCGGCAAGCGGAGGGCGGAATGGCATAGACCTGTAAAGTAAGGAAAATGCAAGACTTATTTGCGTGGCTCATGGGAGCATCAAGGAACTGAACGGGCCATGGAAACACAGCCCAGAATTCCCTCCCCGCTCTCGCCCTCCACTCCTAGCTGGGTGTTTCCCGTAGAGCTGCTGTTCTCACTTCCCACACCCTTTGACAGGGACATCATTCCTCTGGTCTCAGTGCCGACTCATCTGCGGAGCCCTCCTGGCTGAGCTGCGTGCCCCTGGTCCCAGTCCTGGGGCAGATGATGCACTCACACACTGGGCGGGGAGGGTCTCTTCCTCGTCCCCCTGGTCACCCCACAACGGCGTGAAGCTGGTAAGCCCCCAGGTGTTCTGAGGCACAGTTCCCTTCTCTGTGGAGCAGGGATAACTGCACTTCCGTACAGGTGTGCCCCAAAGGGTAACTCCTACCCATGCACGGCATAAGCGGTAAACAGTCCACCAAGATGAGATGTGTTAGAACTTGCCAACCCGCACTCCTCTTCCCTTCCAATGGCCTCTCCTTATGGTTTCCCCCATTTTTAAGGGGAGCTTCTAAATTTGGAAACCCTAGAGTTAACTTTAGTTATTGCCGTGCCTACCtgccctctttccttccttcttcccttatcTAAACTagatttttccccttttgggTTTGCCTTTCTTGTTTTATCCCAgtgaactcacacacacacacacacacacacacacacacacacactcgtacACGTACACATGCCTAAAATGCGCCCTACTGGTTATGATGTTGCAGCTCACTTACCCCTTTTGTCGGGGGGATGTCATACACCCCCTGAGGTTTTATCTCTCCCACCGGAACTGAGAACACAGGGCCTTTCACAGATGCGGGAGGGATGTCATATACCTAAAGAGAAACACTTGAGTTACCCAGAATGGCAATGTCTTGTATTGGTCATTTTTTATGCTGCTATTTTATTATGGGTTTATTTCCAGGCTATGTACAGGCTTGATTGTGGGTAGCATTCCATATCATAAGGGGTCAATGGAATTTTTCTCTAGAAATGTCATGTTCTTTGACTTGGATTGAATACGCACGTGATCTTAAGTGTAATATCTATAGTCTCTGAACCTGAAATTACGATGTAAAATCCATGCTTCCTGAAATAAGGTGATAAACTGATAAGGCCACATGAACGTTCTCAGAAAAAAGACTAGGATTTCCTCATAAGGAAAATCCAGaagacataatttaaaaaatcactggagAAGATGGCTCCTAGATTGACAACCCAAACAAAGCTTTTCAGATGAAATGTACCTAACTTATGAATTTTCTTTGCTTAAAGAATGCTACCCCCGAGAACTGCTCCTTCCTGGTGACAACGTTCTTGGACGTACCCCTTGCATGGTGTGGGAAGGAGGGACATCGTAGACGTCCTTGTGGCTTCGGGGCGGGTCCTCGTACACGTAACCATGGGCTGTCCTCACGGGTGTGATCACCTGGGGGCAGAAACAGGCCAAGGGGTGAGGCTCAGGACTGCAGCAGAGCTCCTAAACCCAGCCAGACACTCAGCCCTCCTCTCTCCttgaaaagggaggaaagagaggcagcgaagagaggaggaagagaaaaaggaaagaccatAAGACACCGGGTCAGGAAACTTTCAAATCCCTCCTGGACCCCAATAGGAAGCAGGCCCCAGAAAtactcttttctttcctcatggTAACAAAATCATCTTGATGTTTGTCACAGAATCTCAATTCAGGTATATACCTGAAGGGAGGTTCAAGTTCTGATGAAAGTCCTCCCTGATCCCTTTGGAAAGGCCCAGGGCACagcatacagatttttttttttttaaagactctaaacttttataaagtaaataatGTCAATAGTTTGGCCACTTAAAATTCCTCTCATACCCTTCCCAGCATGCCTCTTCATCTgacattattattatgattataacTAAAATTCCATGGGTCAGGAGCCCAGAAAACCAAGGCTCAAAAGTGCAGTCCTTAGAACTTCTAgagcttttaaaattaacttacgAAACAGAGGAAAACAGTGTCCCTCAGTACCCACAATGGAGCGGTTTCAGGACCTTGCGAAGATAGAAAaaccatggatgctcaagtcccttatataaatggTAAATTTTTTGCACAGGACCTATGTAcctcatctctagatgacttaaaGTATGACTTAAAGTATGATTTAAAGTATGACTAGATGACTTATCTcgtacaatgcaaatgctatgtcaacagctgttatactgtattgtttagggaataaggacaagagtctgtacatgttcagtacagatgcaggctttttttttcctgaatatttttgatttgtGGCTGGTTGGATCCTCAGATGCAGAACCTGGGAAACAGGACTGACTGTACTGACTCAGGGAGCCACCAACACAGTGCAGGTGTCACTACCTCTGATCTCTGATGGTTTCCCCATTTCAACAGGGAAGTGAACATCCCCAACAGTTTCTGTGTCCGAGGGATGTCAGAAATCAAATACACTCATCACAACTCTGGCAGCTGAAGCCAGTGCCCAAAATGTGAATCTCCCATTCTGGGCTCCTACTTTTATATTACATATGGCCTTGATATCCTAAATGTGGGTAGAAGCATTATTGGAACTTAATTTAtcctgaaatatatttaattctcaAAGGACTTCTAAATGGTCAGGGTCTTGTTTTTGTACAATCCCCACACCCAGGATCATGAACAGTATTGCCCACGATGTCCTGGAGAATAGACATCGCAAATTAGGAAGAACTGGTTGTTCCCGAAGAAAcccttattctttttcctttctccgaTGTGAAAACTCTGGCGTCAGGCTGCCTACAAACTATGTGAAAAATGCTCCAAGTCTGTCTTCGGCTGAAATGGGTGGAACTCAGCCAAATGCACCAATGCCCTTCTCCCCAGGGACTCAAAAATGCCAgagttcaattttatttaaaatcccTGGTGCTTACCACACATTATTTCTTGCAATGAAGGTATCAGAGATTAGTATGCAGTTAACATTTCCCtgaagtctctctgctttcttgggTCTAAAAAGGAACCTATTGCTTTAAGGTTTCTTTGGCATGGAGCAAACAGAACCGTTTTGTACAGCGGCCACTGTTCTGCGGATGGCAAAGCTTCCCCTTGAAAGCAGAATGCCACTTACTGAAGCAAAACATCCTGTGGTTCTATGCATAGATATAGACCCAGCGATCTACCCGTCTCTATTGTGTTCACTATTGTCCAGGAGAGACATGAAGGTTTTCTCCTGGTCTTCTCATTAGCTCCTCTATTTGTAGCCCTGTTTGGGCTTAAGAACAGAACCTGCTCACAGCGCAGCTCTTGTTCAGTCTGAAAGTTTCTAAGAGTGGATTCTCTCCAGCTTGCCCATTTTGGAATAATGCTAATGGACCATCAAGGCTGGTTATGTTGGAGTCCAGCTGGACCGTCCACTCTTTGTTTAATAAAAGGGAGGGAGTGGCACGGGTGTCCAAAAATGGCATGAAACGGGAACACAGGGCACGACCCTCAGAAGGGGTCACGGACAATGCGGTTCCTTGCCCTGGCGGACCTTCCCTGGCAGAGCGTGGTGTCTGTGCTTTTCCGCACTTAACATTTCACTTCCTGACAAATGTCACAGAACCCCAaacttgctctctctttctcatttagAGGATGCCTGTGGTCATCTGGTTTTTAAAAACGTCGCATTCCAAACCAGTCATTTTCCTTGTTTATGCATTCAAAGAAACAGATGGCGAAAGCCACAGCGGGGAGAAGCCCACAGAACAGCACTGTCCTGATGGTCCAACCCGATTCACACTGGTCCATAAGTGGCATCTCAATGGGACCAGTGTTTCTCCTCTGGTCCCGCAGGGCTAGGATACTCAGTGACTTGCGCCGCACCATTGGAAAGATCCAGGGGCTGAGTGTCTACTTTTGGACAATCTGTGCCTGGACCCATTGCTTGGGTCCCTCTTTTGCCAACTGTGTGTTCTCTTCTGAGCAAAGTGCTGACGGAGCTGTCCCTTACAAAGTCTCCAGTTTTGTGGTTCATTAAGGCTTTTTCTTCCTGATTGACTGGAGTACACAAAAACCTTTCtactctccctccacctcccagaATCACTGAACCTTAGCCTGAGAGGCACACCGAGTTCTGGCTAAGGGAACCTGGGGTTTGGGAGAATTTGCCTGGGCGTTTGTGGGCTCAGGTGGGAATCGCTACCCAGCATTTTAAAGCTCCCCGTCTCAATGGAATGAAGTcaggtttttcatttcctttttccctcGTGTGTTCTTCTTTTCTGCATTCCTTTCATGCTACGTATTTATTTATAGTTACAAGGGCTTAGCCTTAGGAATTACAAACTGTCGCCTCAAAGGGGGCCGAATGGTGAGGTTCCCTGTGGCCTTAGGACCAAACACGACTGCAATTGCTTCCCTGATTACCCGGAGAAGAGGATTTACACTTTGAGATGTGGGTTTTCTGTCTCTGTCCAATCTTGGTGAGAGGTTAGGACCATTCTTCTCAAGATCCAAGAAAGAGACTTGGGGAAGAATTaagaagcagagaagagaagaccctgaaaacattttttcctttcctcttttttttttttaaaaaaagattattaactCATATTAATAGCACATACCgaatgtgatatttccatacatgtgtATAATGCAGTGTGTATTGACTGTAAGCATTTAGAAATCTCCAAGGCTGGGTCCTGGCAAGGTGGCATCAAAAGACCAGAGACTGGGGTTATGTTAGTTCCCTAATCTgtttacaaaaaacaaacaaacaaacaaaaaaaaaaacaagaaaacaacctCAACTTGTTCCAACCCACACTCTAATGGTGTTTGCTTCATGCCATTTTGAGCCTCAGATCCTGGCTGAGTGAGCTGGTTTTGGAAATGTTTTGAATAGAGTTGGCCCTCTGTATCCTGAAGTTCTGCACTCATGGATGTCAACCAACCTTGgatcacaaatatatgaaaaagaaattccatCCGTACTGAATATGTGTGGACTCTTTCCCTTGTCTTTAGTGCCTTAACAGTACAGTAtgactatttatatagcatttgcaCTCTATGAGGATCTACAAGTCATCTAGAGATAATATGAAGTCTATGGGAGGATGTAAgaaggttatatgcaaataggaCAGACACCATTATCTATAAGGAACTTTAGCACTGTAGATTATATAAGTTTAAGAATCCTGAAACCAAGCCCCAGAGTTCAGAGGGATGACTGTACTTTCATGTCTCATAATTTTGAAAGCCATCCATACTGATGTTTGCAGAAGAGAGGCTGTGTTTGATAGTGAGGGCCTGCGGTACGCTGAGCACCAATGTGTGTGAGAGGCAGCGGGTTGGAAGAGAGGTCCTGTGTCCACATTTTATCAGCCTGGGCTCGTACTCCCAGCAGAGCAGGGGCCCTGTACTTGGATGCTTGCAGGGTCCAGCAAATAGGGTATAGGGCAGATACAGATGGGCTTTCGTGTTGGGGGGACAACTCACATCCTTCTAAAGGAGGCAGTCACACCTCTGTTCCAGCCAACTGTTGTCCCATCTTTCAAAATTTCAGGAGAAACCAGAAATCTGGATTTTTATGGGAAATCTTCTGGTTTTCAAAATTAGTCCAAATATTTAAAGCAGTGTCATGGCCAGATTGAACCTATCTCTGGCCCCCAGGCTGCCACTCTTCATCTTTGCCTTCATCTAGGTATCTCTGCCCACCTTCCTTAGGACCTCAAGAGCCCCAAGGGCGGAGCCCCTCGCTCTCACCAATTCCATCCCTTGGCAAGACTGATTTACTCCATCTTTCTCCTGTGCTCTGCATGCCCACTCCTCCGAGCCTTGATTCATTCTGAGTCTTTGTACAgggttttcttcattctttcctaatattaaaattttattctatttttgagGCCAAGTGGAATGCCGTCTTCCACGAAGCCTTTCCCTGATAGATCAACCATCATCCTCCCTGGGCAAGTGGTACACACAACTCCAATAGAATAGGACTTGTCAGTTATGGTTTAATGGTTTCAGTACAGCTCTTCTCTTAGCATTTTAGGGTTAGAGACCATTTTTATCCAGTTAGATATAAACACCAGGGTTTATAACTGTGCCTTGAATATAGTAGatcttaaattaaattattttaataaaataaattatctattgAACATATGAATGAACCAAAGGAAAATTCCAGTCTTAAGCAAGATGGCAGGAGCTAGAGAGGATGCTGAATGGCGACTGCCTGTATAGAATACACGGAGCACTCAAGTAAGCCAGCTCTAGGTCAGGGACCATGGGATAAAGGGCAGAACCCTGTCCAATCAGCAAAGGAGCAAAGACAGTGGATTGAAGATGAGGTAAGGATGAGCAATCAGAAACCATGGGGGGAAGCACCTCATGGGAGGCTAAGGAGCGCTTGCAGagggttcccttctcctcattTGGGCTTGCATGTGATGTGAACACTTGGGTTCTTCCCAGCCAAGCCAGAAACAATGGGGGGTGTTTTGGAAAAAAGAAACCCCAACAATCCCTGCTTTCTGCCTTGACATCAGAAGGGAAGTGCAACATAAAGGAATAGGTATCATGCTTGCTTTAATTCTGAGAACAGGTGACAGCCTCATGTCACAAGAAGCTGGGTACCAGTGACCTTGTCCCATGGGGGCTTTGGCTCATTGGAAGAATTAGATCCAAAGAGGAGAACGGTGGACAGTGGAAGCAGGACTCAGGCAGAGCTGGATTCAACTCCTGGCTGTACACTAAGCACAATGAGAACCCAGTTCATACCCTTATTCATACCAAGCCCCATTTTCTCATTAGTCAAATAGAAATAATACTACTTTCCTCCTAGgctattatgaattttaaatgggATCAAGTACATAAAGTTCCTGGTATTAAGTAAATCCTTTAACCTCAACTCTAGTTATGGTAATTGTCACCTACTTTATACAGAGTTAAC
Above is a genomic segment from Urocitellus parryii isolate mUroPar1 chromosome 8, mUroPar1.hap1, whole genome shotgun sequence containing:
- the Nedd9 gene encoding enhancer of filamentation 1, producing the protein MKYKNLMARALYDNVPECAEELAFRKGDILTVIEQNTGGLEGWWLCSLHGRQGIVPGNRVKLLIGPVQEAPPSHDQPMSGPTHQSFAQQKLYQVPNSQAASRDTVYQVPPSYQNQGIYQVPTGHGTQEQDVYQVPPSGQRSIGSTNGPHLSKKVITPVRTAHGYVYEDPPRSHKDVYDVPPSHTMQGVYDIPPASVKGPVFSVPVGEIKPQGVYDIPPTKGVYAIPPSACRDEAGHREKEYDFPPPMKQTGRPDIRPEGVYDIPPNSTKPVGKDLHMKYACDAPGATEVVARRHQSLSLHRSPPQLGQAVGIQNDAYDIPRGVQFLEPPAENGEKANPEERDGVYDVPLHSVPDAKGSRDVVDGINRLSFSSTGSTRSNMSTSSTSSKESSLSASPSQDKRLFLDPDTAIERLHRLQQALETGVCGLMALVTTDWRCYGYMERHINEIRTAVDKVELFLREYLHFAKGAVANASYLPELVLHNKMKRELQRVEDSHQILSQTSHDLNECSWSLNILALNKPQNKCDDLDRFVMVAKSVPDDAKQLTTTINTNAEVLFRPGPGSSHLKNGPDNFMNSVEYPHTGSQMQLLRSGDCKAQALSKPLPPTLGKDQPPDCSSSDSSERSWMDDYDYVHLQGKEEFERQQKELLEKENIIKQNKMQLEHHQLSQFQLLEEEITKPVENDMSKWKPSQSLPTTNSGAGAQDRQLLCFYYDQCETHFISLLNAIDALFSCVSSAQPPRIFVAHSKFVILSAHKLVFIGDTLTRQVSAQDIRNKVMNSSNQLCEQLKTIVMATKMAALHYPSTTALQEMVHQVTDLSRNAQLFKRSLLEMATF